From the genome of Candidatus Methylacidiphilales bacterium:
TCTGCGGCGGCATCCGCAACAACAACCGCCTCAAAGCCGTCATCCCCGGTGGCTCCTCCGCCAAAGTCCTCAAAGCCGGCGAACGCTACAAAATCAAACAAAAAGACCCCTCCACCGGACAAACCATCGAAAAAGAAATCCACCTCGAAGATATTCCCCTCGACTTCGACACCCTCGCCGCCATCGGCTCCATGGCAGGATCCGGCGGCATCATCGTCATGGACAACACCCGCTCCATGGTCGAAGCTCTCGCCAATATCGCTGAATTCTACGCTCACGAGTCCTGCGGTCAATGCACCCCGTGTCGCGAAGGATCACTCTGGATGAAAAAAATCCTTTCCCGCCTAGCCAAGGGCCAAGGACAACCCAGCGACATTGAGACCCTACTCTCTGTCGCCAACAACATCGCCGGACGCACCATATGCGCCTTCGGAGAGGCCTGCTCCTGGCCTGTCCAAAGCTTCCTCACCAAATTCCCCGACGAATTCAAAGCCGCCTGCCACCCCAGATAGCTTCCTCCAAATCAACTTTCATCAGCGCACAACAACACCCCCCCACACAGCCTTTCCTCCTCTCGGCCACACCCCCACTCACACCTTTCCCTCTCATCTAACCCAAAAAGTCTAACTACTTCACACACCACAATCCAAGAAATACACCACAAGCCAAGAAATCCAAATCCCACCGGCTACCGACGACTACCGCCACCGACTTTCAAGGCATCAAATAAAAAACAAAAAACGCGCCGAACCCTCGCCCGGCGCGTTTTATTCCAATTCCTTACCCTCTTCTAGCCTTCACACCTGGCTGGTAGCTTTCCTCCGCACCACAAAATACAACAACGCTAACCCACCCACAATCAAAGCATACGTCGAAGGCTCAGGAATAGTCGTGTAGGTCAAGAAGTTCGTAAACGTTGCGGTCCCCGTGCCAGGATTCGTATTAGGAAGCCCATTGCCGAAACCTTCATTTGAGAGGAAGGTATTACCGAATGAATCCTGTGCATTCAAGTATATTCCGACGAAGTTAAATGAGGCGCCAGGTGAAATTCCCAATTGAGCAAGTGTAAATGACCAAGTATAGGAATTTTGGCCACCTGTCTCAGGGGTAAGTCCATTTGTTCCAGTAGTGCTGGTTGCAATAAACGGTAAGTTCGTAGGACTGCCCGTTAAATTCCACAATCCAGCAAATCCGTTGTTTGTACCAAATGGTTTCACTCCAATCGCCTTATCTGCTGTGAACCCAGCGGCAAAATTAATAGCAGCGGACCCTATGTTACTGATAGCCCTTCTCAGAGTGTCCGCCGTATCGCTCAAGATCCCTGTTGAATTTAAGCCACCTGCCACTGT
Proteins encoded in this window:
- a CDS encoding PEP-CTERM sorting domain-containing protein (PEP-CTERM proteins occur, often in large numbers, in the proteomes of bacteria that also encode an exosortase, a predicted intramembrane cysteine proteinase. The presence of a PEP-CTERM domain at a protein's C-terminus predicts cleavage within the sorting domain, followed by covalent anchoring to some some component of the (usually Gram-negative) cell surface. Many PEP-CTERM proteins exhibit an unusual sequence composition that includes large numbers of potential glycosylation sites. Expression of one such protein has been shown restore the ability of a bacterium to form floc, a type of biofilm.), which gives rise to MKPFGTNNGFAGLWNLTGSPTNLPFIATSTTGTNGLTPETGGQNSYTWSFTLAQLGISPGASFNFVGIYLNAQDSFGNTFLSNEGFGNGLPNTNPGTGTATFTNFLTYTTIPEPSTYALIVGGLALLYFVVRRKATSQV